A stretch of Channa argus isolate prfri chromosome 16, Channa argus male v1.0, whole genome shotgun sequence DNA encodes these proteins:
- the cd109 gene encoding CD109 antigen — protein sequence MDGIWTLLMHLGLCFAVPGLTQDSSRTLFLISGPVELHAGTPTLLSVIVIADSPGRVTAELVQGNIRVTQTLNFQRGLTTVLTLPPIPGSVAQDSLFNLTVRGYSNNGLIFTNTTTLGVNLKNISTLIQTDRSCYQPGDTVRIRIVSVQLDKHPYKGIVEVSVQDPGGNIVDRQESTGILGIVLLEFNLSQTSPLGLWAITTTVNGVTEKKTFTVDHYEHLPFVVLVKTTSQVLVGHDISGSVRALYPSGKPVLATLTVSVTRAPDNNNAASSVILKQTKEIYGSTQFFFSKDQLQPLYSSLGNSSNGHFNVAVSVTQNSTGYNVNKTVVVQLRQKIFQLKFKDFPTTLKPSLYFSTKLRISRYDRKPLASGDLMHSAVVEVTQRPSTLNSSTTLTLQVPEDGKVHIKFKLRDQIETVFIRARFQSSEETLTVYNNYSSPSGSYIQISPSNTLYGQIGFPVHINVESTFQPTALHFVVSSRGEVVDTGTKNSLSFSLTPSLSWSPESCITVYCILSNGEVTSDTARIFINHSNYVSLSWSSNEAQPGEQVSLSVTMPEPRSQVGIVIMGMDDETLEDDQDLQVEQHCSLKTLTNAGLYKENQPDGAKNGFSKTQNKETYWSHWMNFNDSLLWLDTNVSDAKWMSGKITVPDGVTSLRAVALVMSDNLGLGFTQVPQKLTVSKDFSLSLNVPSYLIRGEEIVLEVNIINHLEQELEVIVLLTQNKAFKFVLENRENVSVKHAQKLNLRSHVSGSALFPIRPVALGEIEITVDAVSAEASDRLVWRVLVKPGGVEQFFSKTMFLELEMEKHSNSVSISFSFPPNLVPGSQRAHAALVGDILGLSINNLESLVEMPLGCGEQNMIHIAPSIYVLQYLDKSTLDNQEIRTWALNFMREGYVKQLSYQRDDGSFSAFGASDTSGSTWLTAFVLRCFIQAQNYIQVDENVLTGAMTWLLKRQGPQGEFSEVGRLIHTEMQGGLDNGPVALTAYVLIALLEDGTYVGTYQGNVSLALSYLESKVSSGVVSNYSLCLVTYALTLANSPLAEFALAELNRRADHRDGEMMWRSSAGLESNEWDVHSAQIEMVSYVLLVLFRRGSLVEGIALLKWLSNQRNHLGGYTTTQDTVVALQALAYYAAFSGANAIDLRLNITSPGSNLVSLFSINSTTYRMYQRQEINADKDLDVNIYMEGRGFAMFQMNVFYNLESRAFSQNHNTDKETFALNVSVVDKGNHDQMMLSVCTSLKDNKGIPYTGMVILDVGMLSGFSLSPSAAAPTELIRKVEILPEKVILYLDSLEKSEVCIDFPVIRNYKVARVEDAVVQVYDYYEPMRRATRTYNLDVLRNMDSCSFCGENCDRCRPGIAIVSSHSTNSATYSLSFLFLGISAFFIVV from the exons ATGGACGGGATCTGGACCTTGCTTATGCATTTGGGATTGTGTTTTGCGGTGCCCGGTTTGACTCAGGATTCATCAAG GACACTGTTTCTGATATCAGGTCCAGTAGAGTTGCATGCTGGGACTCCCACTTTGCTGTCTGTCATTGTCATTGCTGACTCCCCCGGCAGAGTGACTGCTGAACTGGTACAAGGCAACATCAGAGTAACCCAAACACTGAACTTCCAAAGAG gTTTGACCACGGTCCTCACACTCCCTCCT ATTCCTGGCTCGGTAGCCCAGGATTCCCTCTTCAACTTGACGGTGAGAGGCTACAGCAATAACGGTCTCATTTTTACCAACACCACCACCCTCGGCGTCAACctgaaaaacatttccacaCTCATCCAAACAGACAGATCATGCTACCAACCAGGTGATACCGTCAGAATCAGAATTGTGTCTGTCCAGTTGGATAAGCATCCATATAAAGGAATAGTGGAAGTCTCTGTACAG GATCCTGGAGGAAACATTGTTGACAGACAGGAGTCCACGGGGATTCTGGGGATTGTGTTGCTGGAATTCAATTTATCCCAAACATCTCCTCTTGGACTGTGGGCCATTACAACAACAGTAAAT GGTgtgactgaaaagaaaacatttactgtggATCATTATG AGCATCTACCCTTTGTAGTGCTGGTCAAGACAACTTCACAGGTTCTTGTTGGCCATGACATTTCAGGCTCAGTGAGAGCGCT TTACCCCAGTGGAAAACCTGTACTGGCAACCTTAACTGTCTCGGTCACTCGGGCAcctgataataataatgcagcctcttcagtcattttaaaacaaaccaaagag ATCTATGGGTCAACACAGTTTTTCTTCAGCAAAGATCAGCTTCAACCTCTATACAGTTCATTGGGAAATAGCAGCAATGGCCATTTCAATGTTGCAGTCTCTGTTACGCAAAACTCTACAG GTTATAATGTGAACAAAACGGTTGTAGTTCAGCTTAGACAAAAAATATTCCAGCTTAAATTCAAAGACTTTCCGACTACGCTCAAACCGTCCTTATACTTCTCTACAAAA CTCAGGATCTCCAGGTATGACAGAAAGCCTCTGGCCTCAGGGGATCTAATGCATTCGGCTGTGGTTGAGGTCACTCAGAGACCATCCACCTTGAATTCCTCTACAACTCTGACACTTCAAGTGCCTGAGGATGGGAAAGTCCACATTAAGTTTAAATTACGGGATCAAATAGAGACAGTTTTTATTCGG gccagattTCAGTCCAGTGAGGAGACTCTGACAGTCTACAACAACTACTCCTCTCCCAGTGGCTCATACATTCAGATCTCCCCAAGCAATACATTGTATGGACAG ATTGGATTTCCTGTCCATATAAATGTGGAGAGCACCTTTCAACCAACTGCACTTCACTTTGTG GTGAGCTCTAGAGGTGAAGTGGTGGACACTGGAACCAAAAATTCCCTGTCTTTTTCCCTGACTCCATCATTGTCATGGTCTCCTGAGAGCTGCATCACTGTTTACTGCATCCTTTCTAACGGAGAGGTTACCAGTGACACAGCGCGCATATTCATCAACCATTCAAACTAT GTTTCTCTAAGCTGGAGCAGTAATGAGGCTCAGCCTGGTGAGCAAGTATCACTCAGTGTCACTATGCCTGAACCTAGGTCCCAGGTTGGAATCGTAATAATGGGGATGGATGATGAGACTTTGGAGGATGACCAGGACTTACAAGTCGAACAG CACTGTAGTTTAAAGACTCTGACCAATGCCGGACTGTATAAAGAAAATCAGCCCGATGGAGCTAAAAAtg ggttttcaaaaacccaaaataaagaGACATATTGGAGCCACTGGATGAATTTTAATGACTCTTTATTGTGGTTGGATACTAATGTTAG TGATGCAAAATGGATGAGTGGTAAAATAACAGTACCAGATGGTGTTACTTCTTTAAGAGCTGTTGCACTAGTAATGTCAGACAACCTGGGTTTGGGCTTCACTCAGGTGCCACAAAAG CTTACTGTGTCCAAAGATTTCTCCTTGTCTCTGAATGTCCCATCATACCTcataagaggagaggagattgTGCTTGAAGTGAACATTATCAACCATCTAGAGCAGGAGCTAGAG GTCATTGTGCTACTCACACAGAACAAGGCCTTTAAGTTTGTTCTGGAAAACAGGGAGAATGTCTCTGTGAAACATGCCCAAAAACTTAACCTGAGGAGTCACGTCTCTGGTTCAGCCCTGTTCCCTATAAGGCCAGTAGCTCTGGGCGAAATAGAAATAACTGTGGATGCTGTATCTGCAGAGGCTTCAGACCGCCTGGTTTGGCGAGTGCTCGTGAAG CCTGGGGGAGTTGAACAGTTCTTCTCAAAGACTATGTTCCTGGAGCTGGAAATGGAGAAGCACAGCAATTCCGTTTCCATCTCCTTCTCATTTCCACCAAATTTGGTTCCGGGTAGCCAGAGGGCCCACGCAGCATTGGTTG GTGATATTTTGGGGTTGTCTATCAACAACTTGGAATCTCTGGTTGAAATGCCTCTTGGCTGTGGGGAGCAGAACATGATCCACATTGCTCCAAGTATTTATGTTCTCCAGTACCTGGACAAGTCAACCCTGGACAATCAGGAGATCAGAACCTGGGCTCTGAACTTTATGAGGGAGG GATATGTAAAGCAACTGTCCTACCAACGAGACGATGGTTCTTTCAGTGCTTTTGGAGCCAGCGACACCTCTGGGAGCACGTG GCTGACAGCCTTTGTGCTGCGGTGCTTCATCCAGGCTCAGAATTACATTCAAGTAGACGAGAATGTGCTGACCGGGGCCATGACCTGGCTCCTGAAACGTCAGGGGCCTCAGGGTGAGTTCAGTGAAGTGGGCAGGCTGATTCACACTGAGATGCAGGGAGGACTGGACAATGGCCCAGTAGCACTTACTGCCTATGTGCTGATTGCACTGCTGGAGGACGGGACCTATGTG GGCACATACCAAGGCAATGTGTCTCTGGCCCTGAGCTACCTTGAGAGCAAAGTGTCCAGTGGAGTTGTCAGTAACTACAGTCTCTGTCTGGTGACATATGCTTTAACTCTGGCCAATAGTCCCTTGGCCGAATTTGCCCTCGCTGAGCTCAACAGAAGAGCTGACCACAGAG ATGGGGAAATGATGTGGAGGTCCTCTGCCGGCCTGGAGTCAAATGAGTGGGATGTGCACTCAGCACAGATTGAGATGGTCTCTTATGTACTGCTGGTTCTTTTCAGGCGTGGCAGCTTAGTCGAAGGCATTGCACTCTTGAAGTGGTTAAGCAATCAGAGAAATCATCTAGGAGGCTACACCACAACACAG GACACAGTGGTTGCCCTCCAGGCTCTGGCTTACTATGCTGCGTTCAGTGGCGCCAATGCCATTGACCTCAGGCTTAATATAACTTCTCCGGGATCTAATTTAGTATCTCTGTTCAGTATAAACTCCACTACTTACCGGATGTATCAAAGGCAAGAG ATCAATGCTGACAAAGATCTAGACGTCAATATATACATGGAGGGAAGAGGATTTGCCATGTTTCAG ATGAATGTCTTTTACAACTTGGAGAGCAGAGCATTTTCCCAGAACcacaacacagacaaagagacCTTTGCATTAAATGTTAGTGTTGTTGATAAGGGGAACCACGATCAAATGATGTTGTCTGTCTGCACAAG TTTAAAGGACAATAAAGGGATACCTTATACAGGTATGGTCATATTGGATGTGGGCATGCTCAGTGGATTCAGTCTCTCTCCCAGCGCTGCTGCCCCAACAGAACTTATCCGGAAGGTGGAAATACTTCCTGAGAAAGTCATCTTGTATCTGGATTCA CTTGAAAAGTCAGAGGTTTGCATCGACTTTCCAGTTATCAGAAATTACAAAGTTGCACGTGTGGAGGATGCTGTGGTGCAGGTTTATGACTACTATGAACCTA TGAGGAGAGCAACAAGGACATACAACTTAGATGTTCTGCGCAATATGGATTCCTGCTCCTTCTGTGGTGAAAACTGTGATCGCTGTAGGCCGGGAATTGCCATCGTATCATCTCACTCCACAAACAGTGCCACCTACAGCTTAAGTTTCCTATTTCTTGGaatttctgccttttttattgttgtctag